From the Selenomonas timonae genome, one window contains:
- a CDS encoding NAD-dependent epimerase/dehydratase family protein encodes MYSIDLDVRKIYSGKMPVPYELKGKRILLLGATGVVLSYAARFLLELNRLYGLNIQVVCHGRSKDRLESLFSDLLHEECICFEVFDLEQGIPEQLNVDFVIHGASPANGTAFVKQPVETILPNVIGTKSVMEYAKKREGTCVLYMSSAAVYGDVHILGKALLTEQDYGIVNPLNDRSSYVESKRLGEQMCSAYAREYGVRTIIARIPYTYAPTYLLAHDTRFIPRILNRMLHEENVSINHEEDTIQYTYAGDVVSAMLLLLLKGVSGNAYNICIRESYPVEILLQYMYEALSPAGTFEILHANNLNPDSKGNVTTNQKMDPSALEALGWECQFSLQEGANAVIRGIKSLYSTS; translated from the coding sequence GTGTATTCCATTGATTTAGATGTCAGGAAAATCTATTCGGGGAAAATGCCCGTTCCTTACGAATTAAAAGGAAAGCGGATTTTGCTTCTTGGGGCGACAGGCGTGGTGTTGTCGTATGCGGCGCGGTTTCTGCTGGAGCTAAATCGTTTATATGGATTGAATATTCAAGTTGTTTGTCATGGGCGATCAAAAGATCGTCTTGAGAGCCTGTTTTCAGACTTGCTTCATGAAGAGTGTATTTGTTTTGAAGTTTTTGACTTGGAACAGGGGATTCCTGAACAGCTTAATGTGGATTTTGTCATTCATGGTGCGAGTCCCGCCAATGGCACCGCGTTTGTCAAACAGCCGGTGGAAACGATACTCCCTAATGTTATTGGAACGAAATCTGTTATGGAGTACGCGAAAAAACGGGAGGGGACGTGCGTTCTCTATATGAGCTCTGCGGCGGTTTATGGCGATGTACATATTTTAGGCAAGGCTCTTTTGACGGAACAAGATTATGGTATTGTGAATCCGTTGAATGATCGATCATCGTATGTGGAATCGAAACGATTAGGAGAACAAATGTGTTCAGCCTATGCACGGGAATATGGTGTTAGAACAATTATTGCCCGTATTCCGTATACATACGCCCCAACCTATTTGCTTGCCCATGATACGCGTTTTATTCCAAGGATATTGAACCGTATGTTGCATGAGGAAAATGTATCCATCAATCACGAAGAGGATACGATACAATATACTTACGCGGGTGATGTTGTCTCGGCAATGCTTCTTCTGTTGCTGAAAGGAGTTTCCGGAAACGCATATAATATATGCATTCGAGAGTCATATCCTGTAGAAATATTGCTTCAATATATGTATGAGGCGCTTTCTCCTGCGGGAACTTTTGAAATCCTGCACGCAAACAATTTGAATCCTGATTCGAAGGGGAATGTTACCACGAATCAAAAAATGGATCCTAGTGCGTTGGAAGCTTTGGGGTGGGAATGTCAGTTTTCTCTGCAAGAGGGAGCGAATGCAGTTATCCGAGGAATTAAATCTCTATATAGTACATCTTGA
- the gmd gene encoding GDP-mannose 4,6-dehydratase, producing MKKALITGITGQDGSYLTELLLEKGYEVHGIIRRQSSQNTERIDHILGDPVFADRVFLHYGDMTDSSNAHRLIQEIRPDEVYNLAAQSHVAVSFEVPEYTAEATGVGTIRLLEAVRQSGLPIRFYQASTSELFGGLPETAPQSEATPFYPKSPYGAAKLYSFWITKNYRESYGMFACNGILFNHESPRRGETFVTRKITLAVARITKGLQEKLTLGNLEAKRDWGFAGDYVEGMWRILQQEHPEDYVLATNETHTVREFVEKAFAETGVSIRWEGEGINEKGYDAKTGKLLVDVAEQFYRPAEVELLWGDSTKAERELGWKRKIGFAELVKMMVTADLAKTHA from the coding sequence GTGAAAAAAGCGTTGATTACAGGAATTACAGGACAGGATGGCTCGTATCTTACAGAATTGTTGTTGGAAAAGGGATATGAGGTACACGGTATCATTCGCAGACAGAGCAGTCAGAATACGGAGCGGATCGATCATATTTTAGGCGATCCGGTATTTGCTGATCGCGTTTTCCTGCACTATGGCGATATGACGGATTCAAGCAATGCACACCGCTTGATTCAGGAGATCCGGCCGGATGAAGTCTATAATCTTGCGGCGCAGTCCCATGTGGCAGTATCGTTTGAGGTGCCGGAGTATACGGCAGAGGCAACAGGTGTCGGTACGATTCGTCTGCTTGAGGCAGTACGCCAGAGCGGGCTGCCGATACGCTTCTATCAAGCATCGACTTCAGAACTTTTTGGGGGCTTGCCCGAGACGGCGCCTCAGAGCGAGGCAACTCCATTCTATCCGAAGAGTCCTTATGGGGCGGCAAAGCTCTATTCCTTTTGGATTACAAAGAACTACCGCGAGTCCTATGGAATGTTTGCGTGCAACGGAATCCTTTTCAACCATGAGTCACCGCGTCGCGGGGAGACATTTGTGACACGCAAGATTACGCTTGCAGTTGCTCGGATTACGAAGGGCTTGCAGGAGAAACTGACCCTTGGAAATCTTGAGGCGAAGCGCGATTGGGGCTTTGCGGGGGATTACGTAGAGGGGATGTGGCGGATACTTCAGCAGGAGCATCCGGAGGACTATGTACTTGCCACGAATGAGACCCATACTGTGCGTGAGTTTGTGGAGAAAGCTTTTGCTGAGACGGGCGTTTCGATTCGCTGGGAAGGTGAGGGCATCAATGAGAAAGGCTACGATGCCAAAACGGGAAAGCTTCTTGTCGATGTGGCAGAGCAGTTCTATCGTCCGGCAGAGGTCGAGCTTCTTTGGGGAGATTCGACGAAGGCAGAGAGAGAGCTAGGCTGGAAGCGCAAGATTGGATTTGCCGAGTTGGTCAAGATGATGGTCACAGCGGATTTGGCAAAAACGCACGCCTGA
- a CDS encoding O-fucosyltransferase family protein: MLDLKRMGYLKYLLQSKIRCFLERKPKLNYLQRVIRHINDDAFIDKVLLLGNDPNALYMKSYGERNSEKNILFIEINAMMGYAYRYILYALWEAERLGFTPVIRFNEECAYLEGHPVNGTRNPFEYYFQQPADISLDAVYESKRVFFFEIAHLYRIEKELGNLNPETPVGYIVTETYLSDLAQVARKYIRLNAVTKKMFAESMEKLFPVDFRTKRILGVHVRGTDFALNWKDHPNMVTPDEFFSVTDHLLDGDEAFDYIFLATDDSSRLNTFKERYGEKLLYYEDVHREDGTQNVALSTLDRENTHYLDGLEALRDIYTLAECNGLIAGLSQISIASRIVRLAEKGPFAYMKILDKGIYQG, translated from the coding sequence ATGCTTGATTTGAAGCGAATGGGATATTTGAAATATCTATTGCAATCAAAAATTCGATGCTTTTTGGAGCGGAAACCAAAGTTAAATTATCTTCAACGAGTTATTCGCCACATCAATGATGATGCTTTTATCGATAAAGTCCTTTTGCTGGGCAATGATCCGAATGCCCTCTATATGAAATCATATGGAGAAAGAAACTCGGAGAAGAATATCCTTTTTATTGAGATCAATGCGATGATGGGATATGCATATCGTTATATTCTGTATGCTCTTTGGGAAGCCGAACGCCTCGGTTTTACCCCTGTCATACGTTTCAATGAGGAATGTGCATATTTAGAAGGTCATCCCGTCAATGGAACGAGAAATCCATTTGAATATTATTTTCAGCAACCAGCAGATATTTCTCTTGATGCGGTATATGAGAGTAAACGAGTATTTTTCTTCGAAATAGCCCATCTATACAGAATTGAAAAAGAGTTAGGAAATCTAAATCCAGAGACTCCCGTTGGCTATATCGTAACGGAAACTTATTTGAGCGATTTGGCGCAGGTTGCTCGTAAATATATACGATTGAATGCAGTAACAAAAAAAATGTTTGCAGAGAGTATGGAAAAGCTATTTCCTGTAGATTTTCGTACGAAGCGTATTTTAGGTGTGCATGTTCGTGGTACGGATTTTGCCCTAAATTGGAAGGATCATCCTAATATGGTAACGCCGGATGAGTTTTTTTCTGTTACAGATCATCTGCTCGATGGTGACGAGGCTTTTGATTATATTTTCCTTGCAACGGATGACAGTTCTCGCTTGAACACCTTCAAAGAGCGGTATGGGGAGAAACTTCTCTATTATGAAGATGTCCATCGCGAGGATGGGACACAGAATGTTGCTCTTAGCACGCTGGATCGTGAGAATACGCATTATCTGGACGGACTTGAAGCTTTGCGGGATATCTACACCTTGGCGGAATGTAATGGACTGATCGCAGGACTTTCTCAAATATCAATTGCATCGCGGATTGTCAGGTTGGCTGAGAAAGGGCCGTTTGCTTATATGAAGATTTTGGACAAGGGAATTTACCAGGGATAA
- a CDS encoding transketolase, protein MAEAREFESLYALSYQMRKRFLEIFTRLGFGHVTTAFSATEILVTLYKEVLCYQAENPNWGGRDRFVLSKGHGAGMLFPIFEEIGYLSPEQTDDMIRIGGDYEYIRSLFLPGYDFYGGSLGHGLGIAAGLALGARLNRENWYTYCLVGDAECCEGSVWEAAMFAGHQGLSNLVAIVDRNALGCSDFTERMLRMEPFAEKWSACNWDVQKVDGHTYEELVPVLKASHSPRRSRPLCIIANTIKGKGLEYLYDKPLMHGYMPNKPEDVEKAFRELQKY, encoded by the coding sequence ATGGCTGAAGCACGTGAATTTGAATCGTTGTACGCATTGTCCTATCAGATGCGGAAGCGTTTTTTGGAAATCTTTACGCGACTCGGATTCGGTCACGTGACGACCGCTTTTTCGGCAACGGAAATTTTGGTAACACTCTATAAGGAAGTTTTATGTTACCAAGCAGAAAATCCGAACTGGGGAGGTAGGGATCGGTTCGTCCTGAGCAAGGGACATGGTGCGGGTATGCTTTTTCCGATCTTTGAGGAGATTGGCTATCTTTCCCCCGAACAGACCGATGACATGATCCGCATTGGAGGAGACTACGAGTATATTCGCAGCCTGTTTTTGCCCGGCTATGATTTTTATGGCGGTTCTCTCGGGCACGGCTTAGGGATTGCGGCAGGATTGGCACTTGGTGCACGTTTGAACCGAGAGAATTGGTACACATATTGCCTCGTTGGCGATGCGGAGTGTTGTGAAGGCTCTGTTTGGGAGGCGGCTATGTTTGCGGGGCATCAAGGTCTGAGCAACCTTGTTGCCATTGTAGATCGCAATGCACTTGGGTGTTCAGATTTTACTGAGCGCATGCTACGTATGGAACCTTTTGCTGAGAAATGGAGTGCTTGTAATTGGGATGTGCAGAAGGTCGATGGACATACGTATGAAGAGCTTGTTCCTGTGCTGAAAGCGAGTCATTCTCCTCGTAGATCCAGACCGCTTTGCATTATTGCTAATACCATTAAAGGGAAAGGGCTCGAATATCTTTATGACAAGCCCTTAATGCATGGTTATATGCCCAATAAACCAGAGGATGTCGAAAAGGCGTTTCGCGAACTCCAAAAGTATTGA
- a CDS encoding transketolase family protein — translation MPSVRDAFFSEIYRMTEQGEDIVIVSADLGAPSLDEFRRKFPHRFVNVGIAEQNLLSVATGLALSGKHVIAFGLNPFPVTRAYDQLRNFLGDLRIPVTVAALNTGTCSAECGYTHMPLEDFAMVRMIPSIKMVNPSDTSIAQVAARELVMSSLPTYIRFDKFLTEAYYQESEVDFQKGFFEMQASELFAVITTGNFSSMLKNSINTIKIQGEPPSLFDCYAFPLDTDLLAERLKSFSCIVTLEDQTPCAGLGSLIMEILSKHGIVKPIRSLGIEPKHWEGRIMNRNEIYDEMGYDIKSLEKRLQKTFEEMMDNG, via the coding sequence TTGCCGAGTGTAAGAGATGCGTTCTTTTCTGAAATCTATCGGATGACGGAACAGGGAGAAGATATCGTTATTGTATCTGCGGACTTAGGCGCGCCGAGTTTGGATGAATTTCGGCGTAAATTTCCGCACCGCTTTGTCAATGTTGGCATTGCAGAGCAGAACCTCCTCTCGGTTGCGACCGGTCTTGCGCTGAGTGGGAAGCATGTCATTGCTTTTGGTCTGAATCCTTTCCCTGTGACGCGTGCGTACGACCAGCTGCGCAATTTCTTGGGCGATCTTAGGATTCCGGTTACTGTTGCAGCGCTCAATACAGGGACATGCTCGGCAGAATGTGGATACACACATATGCCGCTCGAAGACTTTGCGATGGTTCGCATGATCCCTTCCATAAAGATGGTAAATCCATCCGATACTTCTATTGCACAAGTGGCAGCGCGTGAGTTGGTGATGTCCTCGTTGCCGACGTATATTCGATTTGATAAATTTTTAACGGAAGCGTATTATCAAGAGAGTGAGGTGGATTTCCAAAAGGGATTTTTTGAGATGCAAGCATCAGAACTATTTGCCGTCATTACGACCGGGAATTTTTCTTCTATGCTGAAAAATAGCATCAACACAATTAAGATTCAGGGCGAACCCCCGAGCCTTTTTGATTGCTATGCGTTCCCTCTGGATACGGATTTGCTAGCGGAACGATTGAAATCGTTTTCATGTATTGTGACACTTGAGGATCAGACGCCTTGTGCGGGGCTTGGTTCACTTATTATGGAAATTCTCTCTAAGCATGGGATCGTAAAGCCGATTCGGTCTTTGGGCATTGAACCGAAGCACTGGGAAGGGCGTATTATGAACCGCAATGAGATCTATGATGAAATGGGATATGATATAAAATCGCTTGAAAAAAGATTGCAAAAAACCTTTGAGGAGATGATGGATAATGGCTGA
- a CDS encoding lipopolysaccharide biosynthesis protein, whose translation MRVANVLRNSMYSMMLYVVLAVLGILIRQAFTRNLPIELLGLEGLFTNVISLLSIAEMGISTVISYGLYREIANKNEAEVNMLMSIYRYIYLIIGTMVALIGVILFFFLPWIVRDNSIAWSYVQLVYVIQICTVLSTYFLAYRRTLFAADQKDYICVRIDLVCTFAANLVKFAAIVVWQSYTMYALSALGFNILANLIISHRLGKEYPFLHTVKVTVQDLRQRKFFVDVKNFLIHKLSYAVYFGTDAIVISSILGLRTAGLVANYVLLCDGVYKLLYKMLQGIIPSVANLVYTDDREKSYRVYRMLDFAYFLMGGYIACIYFIVLQPFVALFFGTEFLLDDAYVMALAVNVFLGMQFENAYNFRSTHGVFENDRGYMVLSAVTNLILSVILAQYLGVVGVMIGTIAGLGFIVYGRVQFVFRVIFRRSMKTYWWNHAWWSIVVLLEVLLIDQILSAPFFSSTYMGLMIKCFCAAGLMLGMQILVFHRREEFRSMCVYAGEARAVLMSKIRGRKSQ comes from the coding sequence ATGCGAGTAGCTAATGTATTGCGCAACAGTATGTACTCCATGATGCTTTATGTTGTACTGGCTGTTCTCGGCATATTGATACGGCAGGCGTTCACACGAAATCTGCCCATTGAGCTCCTTGGCCTTGAGGGGCTGTTTACGAATGTGATATCCTTGCTGTCCATCGCTGAAATGGGCATCAGTACCGTGATCAGCTATGGACTCTATCGGGAAATTGCAAACAAGAACGAAGCCGAAGTCAATATGCTGATGAGTATCTATCGATATATTTATCTCATCATCGGTACAATGGTTGCTCTGATTGGCGTTATCCTGTTTTTCTTTTTGCCGTGGATTGTACGGGATAACAGTATCGCGTGGAGTTATGTTCAACTTGTTTATGTCATCCAGATTTGTACCGTACTTAGCACCTATTTTCTGGCATATCGGCGCACTTTGTTTGCAGCGGATCAGAAGGACTATATCTGCGTTCGTATCGATCTGGTCTGCACATTTGCGGCGAATCTCGTGAAGTTTGCTGCGATTGTTGTCTGGCAGAGCTATACGATGTATGCGCTCTCTGCGCTTGGGTTCAATATCTTGGCGAACTTGATCATCTCGCATCGCCTAGGGAAGGAGTATCCATTTCTCCATACTGTCAAGGTTACAGTACAAGATCTACGGCAGAGAAAATTTTTTGTGGATGTGAAAAATTTTCTAATTCATAAGCTCTCCTATGCCGTTTATTTCGGAACAGATGCGATTGTTATTTCGTCTATTCTTGGACTTAGAACAGCGGGCTTGGTAGCGAACTATGTCCTTCTTTGCGATGGTGTCTATAAACTCTTGTATAAAATGTTGCAGGGAATTATTCCCTCTGTCGCGAATCTTGTCTATACGGACGATAGGGAAAAGAGCTATCGCGTTTACCGCATGTTGGATTTTGCCTACTTCTTGATGGGAGGATATATTGCCTGTATCTATTTCATCGTGCTGCAGCCTTTTGTGGCATTGTTTTTTGGGACGGAATTCCTGCTTGACGACGCCTATGTGATGGCCTTGGCTGTAAATGTTTTTCTTGGTATGCAGTTTGAAAATGCATACAATTTCCGAAGCACACACGGTGTCTTTGAAAATGATCGCGGCTATATGGTTCTGTCTGCTGTGACGAATTTGATTCTATCGGTGATATTGGCTCAGTATCTTGGTGTTGTCGGCGTTATGATCGGTACGATTGCAGGGCTAGGGTTTATCGTATATGGTCGCGTTCAGTTTGTCTTTCGTGTGATCTTTCGACGAAGTATGAAGACTTACTGGTGGAATCATGCATGGTGGAGTATCGTGGTTTTGCTGGAAGTTCTGCTGATTGACCAGATATTAAGTGCTCCTTTTTTCTCATCGACGTATATGGGACTGATGATCAAGTGTTTCTGTGCGGCCGGTTTGATGCTTGGAATGCAAATTCTTGTGTTTCATCGGCGTGAGGAGTTTCGAAGCATGTGTGTGTACGCAGGCGAAGCACGGGCAGTTCTTATGAGTAAAATTCGGGGGAGGAAATCTCAGTGA